A single Phoenix dactylifera cultivar Barhee BC4 chromosome 1, palm_55x_up_171113_PBpolish2nd_filt_p, whole genome shotgun sequence DNA region contains:
- the LOC103695836 gene encoding putative protein TPRXL, whose product MLGLPPASSGLVYQFNSISSFKGNAFFSSPSTSTSLPPPSTSSAYAEPERRQLVSDAFSKMSSSGVLSCSTSRLLVSLSSVPPLVSSQESEPKVEQEADSMKETRLKDNRTKQEGQTSPTMTPCEWARVTTSTICRKTSRLPMRSTGRPSQSAHSLRLTSPRSYSSSATIDATAAPASQKLPSSVQDRKRPISSSSPSSIDLPSQPAAAATAVGPKLSLEAT is encoded by the coding sequence ATGCTTGGACTGCCGCCGGCTTCCTCTGGGCTCGTATACCAATTTAACTCCATAAGCAGCTTCAAAGGAAATGCCTTTTTCTCCTCCCCCAGcacctccacctcccttccaccaCCGTCCACCTCCTCGGCGTACGCCGAGCCCGAACGTAGGCAGCTGGTGTCCGACGCCTTCTCGAAAATGTCCTCCTCGGGTGTGCTCTCTTGCTCTACGAGCCGACTCCTTGTGAGCTTATCGTCGGTGCCGCCGCTAGTGTCCTCGCAGGAGTCAGAGCCGAAGGTGGAGCAGGAGGCAGACTCGATGAAGGAGACGCGGTTGAAGGACAATAGAACGAAGCAGGAGGGGCAGACGTCGCCGACGATGACACCCTGCGAGTGGGCGAGGGTCACCACCTCGACAATCTGCCGGAAGACGTCGAGGCTCCCGATGAGGTCCACCGGCCGCCCCAGCCAGTCCGCCCACTCCCTCAGGCTCACCTCCCCACGCTCCTATTCCTCCTCCGCCACCATAGATGCCACCGCCGCGCCGGCCAGCCAAAAGCTCCCATCCTCGGTGCAGGACAGAAAGCGgcccatctcctcctcctctccctcttccatCGACTTGCCTTCCCAGCCGGCCGCTGCTGCCACCGCCGTCGGGCCCAAGCTATCGCTTGAGGCAACGTAG